TATTAGTAAAAATGGTAATCGACAGATGGAATGGCTCTATCGTAAATTTAAACAAACAACTAAATGCACTAACCGATGAACAATTGCAAAAAGAAATTGCCCCGGGCAAAAACAGAGGAACTTATCTGTTAGGACATCTTATTGCAGTACACGATGATATGCTGAATCTGTTAGATATGGGCGAAAAATTATTTCCGGAACTAGCCGAACCTTTTATTAAAAAAGCAGATGACAGTACAACTCAAACGCCGACAGCTGCTGATTTGAGAAGTATGTGGGAAAAACAAAACAGCTACCTTCAAGAAAAATTTGAGGAAATGAAACCCGAAGCATGGTTTGAAAAACATACTGCTGTTTCTGAAGAAGATTTTGCAAAAGAACCGCATCGCAACAAACTTAACATCATCATTACAAGAACCTCTCATTTACAATACCACTCAGGACAAATTGTACTACTAAACTAAAAAAACAGTTATGATAAATCAAAATTTCCAATTCAGCATTACCACTTCAAAAACCACCAACGAAGTATTTGCACATGTAATCAATCCGAAAAATTGGTGGGCAGGTATATTTGGCGAAACCATTGAGGGAGAAAGCAAAAAAACTAACGATGAGTTTTCCTTTAGAGCAGGCGATGGTATGCATTATTCTCATCAAAAATTAATAGAACTGGTTCCCGACAAAAAAATAGTTTGGTTGGTCACCGAAAGTAATCTTTCATACTTAAAAAACACTAATGAATGGGCTCAAACGAAAATTTGTTTCGACATTGAAAAAATTGACTATAAAACAAAAATAACATTCACACACCTCGGTTTACTGCCTCAAATAGAATGTTATGGTAGTTGCTCAAGCGCCTGGACACAATATATGGAAAATCTGAGTGAATATCTCCAATAAAATAGCTAATTCCATCCATTTAATACTGGCATTGCTTTCTTGTGTTGCGTTAAAATAACTGATATAAAAAATAAAAATGAAAAATACATCCAATAAAAATTATACTACTACCATTATAGTGGATAAAGACATTTCAAGTGCATTTAATTCTGTTACAAATTTCAGAGGTTGGTGGTCAGAAGAAATTGAAGGCAATACTGATAAGCCGGGAGAAACTTTTTTTTATCATTACAAAGACGTGCATTTATGCAAAATCAAACTCATGGAAATGATTACCGATAAAAAAATAATTTATCAAGTAATCGATAATGAATTTAACTTTACAAAAGACAAAACAGAATGGGTCAATACTAAACTGATTTTTGATCTGTCGACAGAAGCTAACAAAACCAAAATAGTATTTACTCACGAAGGGTTAGTCCCCGAATACGAATGTTACAATGTTTGTAACGATGCTTGGACCAGTTATATCCAAGGAAGTCTAAAAGATTTTATTGAAAAAGGCATAGGAAAACCTAACGGAAAAGAAGGTGGATTGAATGCTGAATTAGTTTTAAAATGGGGATTGCCGAATAAATAAAATTACGAACCACCAAAAACGGTTTACTACATTAACGGTTATCACTTAAAACCAATTTAGATTTTCCGTAAAAAATTTTTATGAAACCTTACTCAACATCCTCATCCTCCTAAATTAATAGTGAAATCCCCCTACACAACCCCAGTAAACACTACCTGCACCGGGTTAAAACTTTTACTGTTACAGTAATTTTTATCCCCCAGCACCGTACAACCATTCCATACCAGCAACTGTGCTGCCACTATGAGTCGGGTGCCCTCGGGGTAAGCATCAGTTTGTAGGGCCATCGCCGTTGGGATATGTCGGTGCATTTCAAAACTAAAAACAGCAGTAGCCGCCTTATCCCCCACATTCGGAGCCCACGAAGCTACCATAAACACTAAAGCACAAGAGCTTCTGGTATCAGGGAGTAATTTAGTAGGTACGGCCGCCACCTCTACAGCAGGCAAGCACAAACAACCGTCATCAGTTACTTCAAACGGAAAAGTGAATGGTAACAAAGGCCTCAGTGGGGAACGCTGGTGAAACTCAAACCCAACCAATGCACTAAGATCGGCCGTAAACAAAGTATACGGTTCCTCATACCCCTGCGGAAAATGAAATGCCTGATGCAACGCTCCGGTCAACCGCTGACTGGCATACGGGTCAGTACCCGCCTCCAACAACGGGCGCAAAACCTGCCGAACCGCCTTAGACTGTTTCACCGCATAACTAAAACTAAGCCCGCTGGCACGGGTACCCTTACTTTGTCTGGGGTTGATAGTACGAGATTGCATTATCGTTTTCCCATTCAATTCCCGAATATAAAAAGGACCTATCACCCCTTCTAATTGCTGCTTGCGCTGTAGTTGTGCCATACTATGCTGTTTCAAAGTTAGTCTTTCGGCTGTAGTTCAGCCTTTATATTGGGGATTACTTCACAAACTATGCCAGTTTCATGGCCTACTAAGGTACAGTGTCTACAGGTTGACCTCGGGTTGTAGGCAATTTGCATCCGTCGTTACTTCCATTACATCGCACACACATCGTACACACGTCGCACACACATCGCACACACCCCTTACAAATCACTACCCACCTCATAAAACAAATCCCCGACATATCCTCCCGTTTCAAACACCTTGACACATTATAGTTACAGTTAAGCAAAAAGGCACGGCTATATATGATATATATCATTCTTATCCGCCCCCTATCTACTACCTTTGTACTTTCAAAAAAAGCTTTCATGAACGATATACAAACCCCGCAAGACCTCTACAGAATAGTAGACGAATTCTATAAAAAACTATTTGCCGACGAACGCATCAGTTATATTTTTACCGAGGTAATTCCGATACACACCAAGCTCGAAGAACACCTGCAAATACTGGTTAGCTTTTGGTCGCAATCCCTGTTGGGCACCGGTGGGTATTTCAACAACCTTAGCCAAATTCATTTAGATGTAAATAAACTGTCGCCGTTAACCAAAGAACATTTTGACATTTGGCTCCACCACTTTGAAGCGGCCATCAACGAAAACTTTGAAGGAATGACCTGTGAACGCATGAAAAATATGGCCCACAACTTATCTACCATCATGCAGATTAAAATAGCACAGCAAAAAGAAGTTTAATTAGTAGTTCAATAATAATAAAGCTTCTTTTTTAAATTATTCACAATAGTTTTCAATTAGTTGCCTATTTTAGAATCCGTAATTGTTTTTAATACTAATTTAGTAAGGTAATAGTAAAAGATATGAATATCAAAATAACCGGTTCCGGAAGCTACATTCCCACCGAAATAGTTTCCAATAAAGATTTTGCACAGCACGTTTTCTTAAATGATGACGGCACCCCGTTTCCGCATCCTAATGATGTAGTAGCCGAAAAATTTTTGGAAATAACCGGTATACAGGAACGCCGCTATGTGACGGATGATTTGCTGACTTCGGACATTGCTACCCTAGCTGCCCAAAGAGCCATAGAAGACGCTAACGTAGACCCGGAAACCATAGACTATATCATCTTTGCCCATAACTTCGGCAACGTTCGTAAAGGCGCTATTCAAACCGATTTGGTGCCCAGTTTAGCCACCAGAGTCAAATACAACTTAAGAATCAAAAACCCTAAGTGTGTGGCCTACGACATGTTGTTCGGTTGCCCGGGCTGGGTAGAAGGCGTAATTCAAGCACAAGCCTATATCAAAGCCGGTATGGCCAAGAAATGCTTAATCATTGGCGCCGAGACCCTTTCACGAGTAGTTGACTTGCACGATCGCGACAGTATGATCTATTCTGATGGTGCGGGAGCCACCATACTGGAAGCTACCGAAGAGGAAGGCGGTATCTTAGCACATGAAACCGCTACGTTTACTTATGACGAGGCATACTATTTGTTCTTTGGCAATTCCTTCAATAAAACCCACGACCCCGATGTGCGCTATATTAAAATGCATGGACGAAAAATATATGAGTTCGCCTTGAACCAAGTGCCCAAAGCCATGAAAGAGTGCTTAGACCAAAGCGGGATTGACATTAAGGAAGTTAAAAAAATCCTCATTCACCAGGCCAATGAAAAAATGGATGAAGCCATTATACAGCGCTTCTACAAACTCTATAAAGAAACACCTCCCGAAGGCATTATGCCGATGAGCATCCACAAACTGGGCAACTCCAGCGTAGCTACTGTGCCTACCTTATACGATTCACTCATCAAAGGACAAATAGAAAACCAAAGCTTAACCAAAGGCGATGTCATTATGTTTGCCTCAGTAGGAGCCGGTATGAACGTAAATGCTATTGTATACAGAATGTAATAAAGTTTGTACCTTCGCAGCCTTATAACTTTGCACTTTTAATTCATGTACGAGAAGACATACCCAAGCAAACGCTTCAACCTTACGCTGGCCTTTCTGCAAAAGCACATTCCCACTACGGAAACCATATTAGACCTGGGTGTTCCCAATCCGTTTTCCAAAATCATGGAAGACAACGGCTATACTGTTAAGAACACCAAAGGCGAAGATTTAGACAATGACCAAAGCAACCTACAGTCCGAAAGTTATACGGTAGTGACTGCTTTTGAAATATTTGAGCACTTATTGAACCCTTATACTATATTAGAAAACGTAAAAGCCGATAAGCTATTCATCTCAATTCCGTTGCGCTTATGGTTCTCACCGGCTTACCGCAGCAAGACCGATATGTGGGACAGACACTACCATGAGTTTGAAGATTGGCAATTAGACTGGCTATTGGAAAAAACCGGTTGGAAAATCATAGCCCGCGAAAAGTTCACGCATCCGGTTAAGAAATTAGGGTTCCGTCCTTTGTTAAGGTATTTCACCCCAAGATATTATATGGTGTATGCCGAAAAGATAAAATAAAACCCCATTTTTAGGTTTTTTTATACCAAATCATCCTCCGGGATGATTTTTTTTGACCCTTTACGAAGCTTTTATTGGTAACTAATTGAATTTCAGCCGCATGAATTTCAGTCTTCTTCAAGAATCAAAAAACGAGATTCCAAATTGTTAATTTTTTGACGATAATTCAGTTTTGTTAAATCAAAAAATAAAAGCCGATTTGGACAAATTTGGCCGAATAAAAAAAGTGACATTTGTAAGTTTTATAACTACTAAAAACCTACTTTTTAACAAAAAAGATGCATTTCATCGATTTTATTTGTCACTTAATCGGTAATCTTACTATGTTTGACTCGAAATAAAACATAACCCTTAAATCTATTATTATGAAGAAATTATTTACCTTTTCGTTGTTGACTGTCGCAACTTTTTCGTTTGGTCAAAAAATGTTTATTGTTAAATCTGATGAGAAATTCGGAATTATTAATGAGTCGGGAATTGAAATTGTTCCGCCAAAATATACTTCGATTGATGAGTTTGACAAGATGCATCCAAACTGGGCTAAAGTTGAATTGAACAATTTGTTCGGATTTGTTGATAAAAGCGGTAAAATCGTTGTAGAACCTAAGTACCAAACTGTTGAAAATTACGATAATTACAATGCCGGATGGGCCTTGATTGTAAAAGACGGCAAATACGGTTTTATGAACGAAGCCGGTAAAGAAATTGTACCACCGGTATATGACAAAATTGGTTCATTCGGAGAATATTCTAAAGAATGGGCTCTTGTTGAAAGTCAAGGTCTGAAAGGATTCATCGACAAAGAAGGAAACATTGTAGTTCCGGTAAAATATGTTGAAGTCTCTAAATTTGATGACGTTAGAAAAAACTGGGCTTTAGTAAAAGACAGAAAAGAGAAACTGGGCTTTATCGATAAAACAGGTAAAGAAGTTATTCCGGTAGTGTATGATAACATTGAAGCGTTCACTAAAAAGAAAACGACTTCTTTGGCCAGCGCAGAATAAGTTAGGATTAGATTGTTTTTATATACTTCATGTTTGGAAAGGATTTCTCTCGAGAAATCCTTTTTTTATGCGTTCAAAGTTGCTATTTTTACTCGGTTAAGTAAAGTCAACAATGAACTATTATATTGTCATCCCTTCACACAATGAAGAAAAACATATTGGAGTAACACTTCAATCCCTTGTAGAGCAAACGGTTTTACCCAAAAAGCTGGTAGTCGTCAATGACAACTCTACGGATGCCACCGCCGAAATCGTTTTGAGCTTTACTGAAAAATACCCCTTCATTAGTTTGGTCAATAAAACCTCTGACGCCATACACCTGCCCGGAAGTAAAGTCATTCAGGCCTTTCAAAAGGGTTTGGAAACCTTAGACGACCAGTATGATTTCATCGTAAAAGCAGATGCCGATTTGATTTTCCCTCCCAATTATTTTGAAACCATTGCCCATCATTTTCAATCCGACCAACGCATCGGAATGGCAGGTGGGTTTGCCTACATCGAAAAAAACGGAGCTTGGCTACTGGAAAACCTAACGGATAAAGACCACATCAGAGGCGCTTTCAAGGCTTATCGAAAAGAAACGTTCCAACAAATCGGAGGGTTAAAACCCGCTATGGGCTGGGACACGGTAGACGAACTGCTTTGCAAATTCTATAACTGGAAAGTAGTGACCGATTTAAGTTTACAGGTAAAACACTTAAAACCCACCGGAGCCAACTACAACAAAGCCAGTCGTTACAAACAGGGAGAAGCTTTTTACCGCTTGGGGTACGGTTTTTTTATTACGGCTATTGCTTCTTTAAAATTGGCCATGCGCAAAGGCAAACCGTTACTTTTCCTTGATTACATCCAAGGATTCCGGAAAGCCCAGGCCGCTAAAGAACCCCTATTAGTCACCACAGAACAAGCTCAATTCATCCGCAACTATCGTTGGAAAAAGATGAAAGAAAAGGTATTTTAAAACGGTGAGGCTATAAAAGAGTCCCAATTTAGAACTAAGTCATTTTCAAATTTCCAAATTGGCCTATTTTCAAATTAATTATAACTATTTTTGACAATATTTTGATGCTATGATGCTAGTTCGCTATTTATCTCAAATAGGAAAATACTTTTTGATGCTGAAAGAAGTCTTTAACAAACCCACCAAATGGTCGGTTATGAGACAACTAATCTTAAAAGAAATTGACGATTTAATTATAGATTCCCTAGGAATTGTTTGCTTCATCTCCTTCTTTGTGGGAGGGGTGGTTTCTATTCAAACCGCTTTAAATCTTACCAATCCATTAATCCCGAAATACCTCATCGGTTTTGCCACAAGACAATCCGTAATCTTGGAATTTGCCCCTACGTTTATTTCAATCATCATGGCGGGTAAGATGGGTTCGTTCATCACCTCCAGCATAGGAACCATGCGTGTTACCGAGCAAATTGATGCGTTGGAAGTAATGGGAGTTAACTCCTTAAACTATTTGGTTTTCCCAAAACTAATTGCCTTACTACTCTACCCTTTCGTTATTGGCATCAGTATGTTTTTGGGTATTCTTGGCGGATGGATGGCAGCCGTGTATGGCGGATTCGCTTCGAGTAACGACTTTATCACCGGAATTCAGCAGGAATTTATTCCTTTCCATATTGCTTATGCCTTTATCAAAACCTTCGTGTTTGCTTTGCTGTTGGCTACCATTCCGTCTTTTCACGGCTATTATATGAAAGGTGGAGCGTTAGAAGTGGGGAAAGCCAGTACGGTTTCCTTCGTTTGGACGGCTGTGACCATCATCTTGAGCAATTATATATTAACCCAATTACTCCTTACCTAATGATAGAAGTTAAAAATATCGAGAAATCATTTGGCGACAGCAAAGTTTTAAAAGGTATTTCGACCACCTTTGAGACCGGTAAAACCAACCTGATTATTGGGCAAAGTGGTTCGGGGAAAACCGTATTACTCAAAAGCTTACTAGGAATTCACACCCCCGAGAAAGGAACCATTTCTTTTGACGGCCGTATCTATTCCAAACTGACTGATGATGAAAAAAGAGCTTTACGTACCGAAATCGGGATGGTATTTCAAGGCAGTGCCTTGTTTGACAGCATGACGGTGGAGGAAAATGTGGGTTTCCCACTCAAGATGTTCACCAACAAAACAGCCGCCGAAGTAAAAGAACGCGTCGACTTTGTAATTCATAGGGTAAATTTAGATAACGCTCACCACAAAAAGCCTTCAGAGCTTTCCGGGGGATGCAAAAAAGGGTGGCCATTGCCCGGGCCATTGTAAACAACCCGAAATACTTGTTTTGTGACGAACCTAACTCAGGCCTCGACCCTAAAACAGCCATTATCATTGACAACCTGATTCATGAAATTACGGTAGAGTACAACATCACCACCGTAATCAACACGCACGACATGAACTCGGTTATGGAAATTGGAGAAAAAATAGTCTTTCTGAAACAAGGTATCTTGGCTTGGGAAGGCACCAAAAAAGACATCTTCAAAACGGATAATGAAGCCATTACCGACTTCGTCTATTCGTCTAATCTTTTCAAAAAAATAAGAAAAGCACAAAATAAAGAAGAATAAAAAAGGAGCCTGATGGCTCCTTTTCTTTTATAAATCGTTGGCCATAGCCGTTATTCGCTTGATGTCTTGCTCTTTACTTTTAGGGTAAATCAATAAAACGCCTTCTTTATCTACAATGATATAATCGTGTAAACCGTCAACAACAATTAGCTTATTGGCATCCGAACGGATGATATTATTAGAAGCATTCTCCATAACTACTTTGGCATTGATAACGCCGTTGTTGTGCTCATCTTTCTCAAGTTTTTCATGCAGTTGCCCCCAGGTCCCTAAATCATTCCAATCAAAAGTAGCCGGCAGTACGTAAACATTCTGCGCCTTTTCCATTACCGCATAATCAATAGATATGTTTTCGGCTTTGGCATAATGGGCTTCAATAAATGACTTTTCATTTGGGGTATTATAGCTCTCCATTCCTTGTTGAAACAAAGCGTCCATTTGAGGTTGGAACTTAGCAAAAGCTTCGGTAATCGATTGGACACTCCAAATAAAAATACCACCATTCCAAAGGAAATTCCCCGCTTCTAAAAACGACTTGGCAGTCTCATAATTAGGCTTCTCTCTAAACTGATTTACTTTCTTAATCGGATTCAAATCGCTTTTATCAAACTCAATATACCCAAAACCGGTATTAGGAAACGTTGGTTGAATACCCAAAGTCATCAAGGCATTTTCTTTTTGGCAAAAGTCAAAACACTGTTGCAGGTTCTCTGAAAAGGCCGCTTCATCTTCTATCCAATGATCACTCGGTGCCACTACCATAACGGCATCCGGATTTTCCTTTTGTATTTTCAACGAAGCATATAAAATACACGGAGCGGTATTACGCATCGCAGGCTCCAACAACACTTGCTCCGGTTTCACCATAGGCAATTGCTCTAAGACCAAATCGTTGTAGCGTTCGTTAGTCAGAATCAATATATGCTCAGTCGGAATCAATTGCGACAAGCGGCTAAATGTTTTTTGGATTAATGTTTCTCCCGAACCCAACATGTCGTGAAACTGTTTCGGGAAATCGGTGGTACTTACCGGCCAAAAGCGTGAGCCTACCCCACCGGCCATTAATATAGCGTAATAGTTTTTATTCATGGTATTGAAGTACTAAGCCACAAAGGTACAAAGTGACAAAGTTATTTAGAGCTTATCCTGGAATTATTTCCACCTCGGCATTGGCATTGAACAAATAGAGTTTGCCGGTTTTGACTTCCAAACATTCATAACGTTTGACCCGCAATCCCTTTTTTTGAAAGACCCTACCGTTTTTTATTCTGAAAAAACTACCGCTTGGCACTTCATGGATAAAGTGAATGTCGGCTTTTCGTTCATCAAATTGTTTTAAAGCAAACGCCAATCGGGCATCGGTATCACTACTGGCTGTAGGGTTTCTAAAATGATTGGCAATCAAGGGCAACACCGAATGAGGGAAAATCTCCGGTCGGATAAACGGCACCATCAAACGCTGAAACGTGTGCTTCCATTCGTTCCCGTGAGGTTTAATCAGTCTTCCGTATTTTTCATAAGCCACCAAATGGGCTATCTCGTGAACCAACGTAATAAGGAATCGGTATTTATTCAAATTGGCATTCACCGTAATCTCATGTTTACCACCACTAGCCCGACGGTAATCCCCATGACGGGTTTGCCGTTCGTTAACGATTTTCAAATGCACATTGTTGCTTTTGATTAACTCAAAGCAAGAATGAACCGCATGTTCCGGGAGGTATTTTGAAAGGACTTCGCTCAATGAATTATGAATTATGGGTTATGAGTTATGAGTTTTTTTTTGAGGTTATAATTATACTTCTTATAATCCTTAATACTTCCTCGCATTGAGGGTAAATGCTATTAAATTCTTCATCAGAAATATAACTTGTTTCTTTTAATAGTTCTAACCAATACAAGGTTTCATCACACTCTTTTTGAGAAATAGATAATTTATGAATGAAATCAGATTTGCTTTGACCGTTAACAGCTTCTCTAACATTAGCCCCTATAGAAGTTACAGATCGCAAAAACTGTTTACTCATAACAAACTCTTTTTTGTCTGCAATCAAACTCTTATAAAATTTAATTCCGGTAACAGCCAACTCAAAACTCTTCTTCATAATAATACTATCACTCATAATTTATAACTCATAATTCATAACTATCTAAGGCGTAGAAGAACTTACCTGGAGCACTTTGCCGTTATAGTATTGATTACCGGTCAAAGCAAAATTGAAAATATAATCAGCCATAGCAGCCGGCGATGTTGGAGCTTCATACCCAGGAAATGCTTCCTGCAACATTTCGGTGTTAACGGCTCCCAAGGCTAAAACATTAAAAGCAATTCCCTGTTCTTTATATTCTTCCGCCAAAAGCTCCGAAAGGGTAATAACCGCTCCTTTACTGGAACTGTAAGCGGCCAATCCGGCAAATTTCATACTGCCTTGTATACCTCCCATAGAGCTGATGGAAACCACATGACTTCCTTTTTGCAGATAAGGCAAACAAAGGCGTGTCAAATTAGCCACTCCAAAAACATTGACTTGGTATACTTTTTCAAAATCTTGCTGTGTGGTTTGGGCAAAAGGTTTGTGTATCAAACTTCCGGCATTGTGAATGATGATATCCACTTTTTTCCAAGTTGAAGAAAGAAACTTTTCTACCTCAACTAAATCGTCTTCTTTAGACAAATCAACGGAAAGACAAGTAATATTGGAGTTCCCTAACAGTGTTTGTGGTATTTGGCGGGAAATGGCTAAAACCTGATGCCCGGCGTTAGCAAATTGCAAGGCTAAAGCATGACCAATGCCTCGCGAAGTTCCTGTAAC
Above is a genomic segment from Flavobacterium phycosphaerae containing:
- a CDS encoding DinB family protein; the protein is MGTTELLVKMVIDRWNGSIVNLNKQLNALTDEQLQKEIAPGKNRGTYLLGHLIAVHDDMLNLLDMGEKLFPELAEPFIKKADDSTTQTPTAADLRSMWEKQNSYLQEKFEEMKPEAWFEKHTAVSEEDFAKEPHRNKLNIIITRTSHLQYHSGQIVLLN
- a CDS encoding SRPBCC family protein, coding for MINQNFQFSITTSKTTNEVFAHVINPKNWWAGIFGETIEGESKKTNDEFSFRAGDGMHYSHQKLIELVPDKKIVWLVTESNLSYLKNTNEWAQTKICFDIEKIDYKTKITFTHLGLLPQIECYGSCSSAWTQYMENLSEYLQ
- a CDS encoding SRPBCC family protein → MKNTSNKNYTTTIIVDKDISSAFNSVTNFRGWWSEEIEGNTDKPGETFFYHYKDVHLCKIKLMEMITDKKIIYQVIDNEFNFTKDKTEWVNTKLIFDLSTEANKTKIVFTHEGLVPEYECYNVCNDAWTSYIQGSLKDFIEKGIGKPNGKEGGLNAELVLKWGLPNK
- a CDS encoding group III truncated hemoglobin, which codes for MNDIQTPQDLYRIVDEFYKKLFADERISYIFTEVIPIHTKLEEHLQILVSFWSQSLLGTGGYFNNLSQIHLDVNKLSPLTKEHFDIWLHHFEAAINENFEGMTCERMKNMAHNLSTIMQIKIAQQKEV
- a CDS encoding 3-oxoacyl-ACP synthase III family protein, which produces MNIKITGSGSYIPTEIVSNKDFAQHVFLNDDGTPFPHPNDVVAEKFLEITGIQERRYVTDDLLTSDIATLAAQRAIEDANVDPETIDYIIFAHNFGNVRKGAIQTDLVPSLATRVKYNLRIKNPKCVAYDMLFGCPGWVEGVIQAQAYIKAGMAKKCLIIGAETLSRVVDLHDRDSMIYSDGAGATILEATEEEGGILAHETATFTYDEAYYLFFGNSFNKTHDPDVRYIKMHGRKIYEFALNQVPKAMKECLDQSGIDIKEVKKILIHQANEKMDEAIIQRFYKLYKETPPEGIMPMSIHKLGNSSVATVPTLYDSLIKGQIENQSLTKGDVIMFASVGAGMNVNAIVYRM
- a CDS encoding class I SAM-dependent methyltransferase; the protein is MYEKTYPSKRFNLTLAFLQKHIPTTETILDLGVPNPFSKIMEDNGYTVKNTKGEDLDNDQSNLQSESYTVVTAFEIFEHLLNPYTILENVKADKLFISIPLRLWFSPAYRSKTDMWDRHYHEFEDWQLDWLLEKTGWKIIAREKFTHPVKKLGFRPLLRYFTPRYYMVYAEKIK
- a CDS encoding WG repeat-containing protein, whose protein sequence is MKKLFTFSLLTVATFSFGQKMFIVKSDEKFGIINESGIEIVPPKYTSIDEFDKMHPNWAKVELNNLFGFVDKSGKIVVEPKYQTVENYDNYNAGWALIVKDGKYGFMNEAGKEIVPPVYDKIGSFGEYSKEWALVESQGLKGFIDKEGNIVVPVKYVEVSKFDDVRKNWALVKDRKEKLGFIDKTGKEVIPVVYDNIEAFTKKKTTSLASAE
- a CDS encoding glycosyltransferase, producing MNYYIVIPSHNEEKHIGVTLQSLVEQTVLPKKLVVVNDNSTDATAEIVLSFTEKYPFISLVNKTSDAIHLPGSKVIQAFQKGLETLDDQYDFIVKADADLIFPPNYFETIAHHFQSDQRIGMAGGFAYIEKNGAWLLENLTDKDHIRGAFKAYRKETFQQIGGLKPAMGWDTVDELLCKFYNWKVVTDLSLQVKHLKPTGANYNKASRYKQGEAFYRLGYGFFITAIASLKLAMRKGKPLLFLDYIQGFRKAQAAKEPLLVTTEQAQFIRNYRWKKMKEKVF
- a CDS encoding MlaE family ABC transporter permease; amino-acid sequence: MMLVRYLSQIGKYFLMLKEVFNKPTKWSVMRQLILKEIDDLIIDSLGIVCFISFFVGGVVSIQTALNLTNPLIPKYLIGFATRQSVILEFAPTFISIIMAGKMGSFITSSIGTMRVTEQIDALEVMGVNSLNYLVFPKLIALLLYPFVIGISMFLGILGGWMAAVYGGFASSNDFITGIQQEFIPFHIAYAFIKTFVFALLLATIPSFHGYYMKGGALEVGKASTVSFVWTAVTIILSNYILTQLLLT
- a CDS encoding mannose-1-phosphate guanylyltransferase, with translation MNKNYYAILMAGGVGSRFWPVSTTDFPKQFHDMLGSGETLIQKTFSRLSQLIPTEHILILTNERYNDLVLEQLPMVKPEQVLLEPAMRNTAPCILYASLKIQKENPDAVMVVAPSDHWIEDEAAFSENLQQCFDFCQKENALMTLGIQPTFPNTGFGYIEFDKSDLNPIKKVNQFREKPNYETAKSFLEAGNFLWNGGIFIWSVQSITEAFAKFQPQMDALFQQGMESYNTPNEKSFIEAHYAKAENISIDYAVMEKAQNVYVLPATFDWNDLGTWGQLHEKLEKDEHNNGVINAKVVMENASNNIIRSDANKLIVVDGLHDYIIVDKEGVLLIYPKSKEQDIKRITAMANDL
- a CDS encoding SprT-like domain-containing protein; amino-acid sequence: MSEVLSKYLPEHAVHSCFELIKSNNVHLKIVNERQTRHGDYRRASGGKHEITVNANLNKYRFLITLVHEIAHLVAYEKYGRLIKPHGNEWKHTFQRLMVPFIRPEIFPHSVLPLIANHFRNPTASSDTDARLAFALKQFDERKADIHFIHEVPSGSFFRIKNGRVFQKKGLRVKRYECLEVKTGKLYLFNANAEVEIIPG
- a CDS encoding four helix bundle protein yields the protein MSDSIIMKKSFELAVTGIKFYKSLIADKKEFVMSKQFLRSVTSIGANVREAVNGQSKSDFIHKLSISQKECDETLYWLELLKETSYISDEEFNSIYPQCEEVLRIIRSIIITSKKNS
- a CDS encoding SDR family NAD(P)-dependent oxidoreductase, coding for MKNIIVTGTSRGIGHALALQFANAGHQVLAISRQIPQTLLGNSNITCLSVDLSKEDDLVEVEKFLSSTWKKVDIIIHNAGSLIHKPFAQTTQQDFEKVYQVNVFGVANLTRLCLPYLQKGSHVVSISSMGGIQGSMKFAGLAAYSSSKGAVITLSELLAEEYKEQGIAFNVLALGAVNTEMLQEAFPGYEAPTSPAAMADYIFNFALTGNQYYNGKVLQVSSSTP